One Vitis vinifera cultivar Pinot Noir 40024 chromosome 8, ASM3070453v1 genomic window carries:
- the LOC100246655 gene encoding cation/calcium exchanger 1, giving the protein MAAFSSSISRPRKISLFLNTSFLFLLSFCLKIHFYPSTSSFLDQSNEHTKVFSYARGLRMSSGGCTGIHECTDYEAKCAYVKTQNGCLPNGYINYLHIFYCTCGRFPAWGYTVLLLWLAVLFYLLGNTAANYFCSSLENLSRVLKLSPTIAGVTLLSLGNGAADVFASIVSFTRTSDGDVGLNIVLGGAFFVSSVVVGIISIFIGPRQISVDKPSFIRDVIFFLIALASLLVIIIIGKVSFWGSVCFVSIYFFYVCAVSTTHILWKREESVVDLYDISPDSRSFFLRSHDELGENGTPLLGYVDEEKPNLAERRDPEGEKQSKRFWNPDSSTCYYWGWFLYVLEFPLYLPRRLTIPVVSEERWSKLYAVISVTLAPLLLAALWNTQRGSAGSKSSIITFMIAGLIGVIFGNLAFVATKKSSPPKRCLFPWLAGGFLMSVTWTYIIAEELVSLLVSFGNILGISPAVLGLTVLAWGNSLGDLIANVALAANGGQDGVQIAVSGCYAGAMFNTLVGLGLSMVFSAWHEYPAPYIIPIDPSLYETVGFLMSGLLWALVILPNKNMKPDRFLGIGLLAIYVCFLFLRVARTVGLLKL; this is encoded by the coding sequence atggcagccttctcctcctccatatCTCGACCCAGAAAAATCTCCCTCTTCCTTAACACATCCTTCCTTTTCCTCCTCTCATTTTGCTTGAAAATTCACTTCTATCCCTCCACCTCCAGTTTTCTTGATCAATCCAATGAGCATACCAAGGTTTTCTCTTACGCCCGGGGCCTGCGGATGAGCAGCGGCGGCTGCACCGGCATCCATGAATGCACCGACTATGAAGCCAAGTGTGCGTACGTGAAAACCCAGAATGGGTGTCTCCCGAATGGCTACATCAACTATCTTCACATCTTTTACTGCACTTGTGGCCGGTTTCCGGCGTGGGGTTATACCGTACTTCTGTTATGGCTTGCGGTATTGTTCTATCTGTTGGGGAACACAGCTGCGAATTACTTCTGTTCTTCCTTGGAAAACTTGTCAAGAGTGTTGAAACTGTCGCCTACTATCGCCGGAGTCACCCTCCTTTCACTTGGAAATGGGGCAGCCGACGTCTTTGCTAGTATCGTCTCCTTCACGCGGACCAGCGACGGCGATGTCGGCCTGAATATCGTCTTGGGCGGGGCGTTTTTCGTGTCGAGCGTGGTGGTTGGAATTATTAGTATTTTCATCGGCCCTCGTCAGATTTCAGTTGATAAGCCCAGCTTCATCAGAGATGTCATCTTCTTCCTCATAGCTCTTGCCTCTCTTCTTGTGATCATAATTATCGGAAAAGTTAGCTTCTGGGGCTCAGTTTGTTTCGTTTCAATCTACTTTTTCTATGTATGTGCTGTTTCCACAACACACATCCTCTGGAAAAGGGAAGAAAGCGTAGTGGATCTATACGACATTTCTCCGGATTCAAGGAGCTTCTTTCTGCGCAGCCACGACGAACTGGGGGAGAATGGGACTCCATTACTGGGTTATGTTGATGAGGAGAAGCCCAATTTAGCCGAAAGACGAGATCCCGAAGGCGAGAAACAATCGAAAAGGTTCTGGAATCCTGATTCATCGACCTGTTATTACTGGGGTTGGTTTCTGTATGTATTAGAGTTTCCGCTTTACTTGCCAAGAAGACTTACCATACCTGTCGTCAGCGAAGAGAGATGGTCTAAGCTATATGCAGTTATTTCAGTTACCTTGGCGCCACTTCTATTAGCAGCTCTTTGGAACACCCAAAGGGGAAGCGCCGGCTCCAAATCCAGCATCATAACATTCATGATTGCAGGTCTGATTGGGGTGATATTTGGGAATCTTGCCTTTGTTGCCACCAAGAAATCGAGCCCACCAAAGAGATGCTTGTTCCCATGGCTGGCCGGAGGGTTTCTAATGAGCGTGACATGGACATATATCATTGCCGAGGAATTAGTCTCTTTGCTGGTTTCATTTGGGAATATACTCGGCATAAGCCCTGCAGTTCTCGGCCTAACAGTCTTAGCTTGGGGCAACTCGCTCGGAGACCTAATAGCCAATGTGGCTCTGGCGGCCAACGGTGGACAAGACGGTGTCCAGATCGCTGTATCAGGGTGCTACGCAGGCGCCATGTTCAACACACTGGTGGGGTTGGGCTTGTCAATGGTGTTCTCAGCTTGGCATGAATATCCAGCTCCTTACATCATCCCTATCGACCCTTCTCTCTATGAGACAGTAGGGTTTTTGATGAGTGGCTTGCTTTGGGCCCTTGTAATATTGCCAAACAAGAATATGAAGCCGGACCGGTTTCTGGGAATAGGGCTCTTGGCcatatatgtttgttttttgtttctaaggGTGGCCAGGACTGTTGGCCTATTGAAACTTTAA